In Bacteroidales bacterium, the genomic window GACGTTTCAAGCAACTGGCGACTTAAAAGGAATCGCTGAGTATATCTCAAAGGACTCTAAACGATATGCAAAACTACAAGTTGACAGAATTAAAAACCGAACCAAAGTTTTAAAAACCCAGATTCGTTCAGGTAAAATTGTTTCTGAAATAAACCACGAAAATATTCGGGAACTAATTGAAGGGAACTATAGAATTATCTATAAAATAGTGGCTACCAATCAAATTGACATTTTAACAATTCATCATTCAGCAAGAGATTTGAAGAGAAGGGAAATTAAATAAGCAGGCCCAAAATGGAATTTAATCTACCGACACCAAATCTGCTTGAAGCCAACACCAACGCGGTGAAGGAATCGCCATTGGAGAAAATCGCCCGCATCAAGAAAAGCCTCGATTTCTTACTGATGACCGTTTCCGGAATTGAAACTGGTGCGAAAAAAAACTACAAGTTACGATTAGAATTTTGTAAATTCGCGAATCAATAAACACAGATTGAACGATGAAAACAGCAATGCAAATAGATA contains:
- a CDS encoding type II toxin-antitoxin system RelE/ParE family toxin, whose amino-acid sequence is MVQINWTFQATGDLKGIAEYISKDSKRYAKLQVDRIKNRTKVLKTQIRSGKIVSEINHENIRELIEGNYRIIYKIVATNQIDILTIHHSARDLKRREIK